One window of Pectobacterium carotovorum genomic DNA carries:
- a CDS encoding prevent-host-death protein — MSVQPILANAAVSISDFKKSPNAALKEANGEPVAVLTNGRISGYYVSPETWEALADYQEDIELAKIARSRMKGKHVKVDLDEL, encoded by the coding sequence ATGTCCGTACAACCTATCCTTGCAAATGCAGCCGTGAGTATCAGCGACTTTAAAAAGTCCCCTAATGCCGCGCTTAAAGAAGCTAACGGCGAACCTGTAGCCGTGCTAACCAATGGCCGTATCTCTGGCTACTATGTTTCTCCTGAAACATGGGAAGCGCTGGCCGACTATCAGGAAGATATCGAACTCGCCAAAATTGCCCGTTCCCGGATGAAGGGGAAACATGTGAAGGTCGATCTGGATGAGTTATAA
- a CDS encoding Fic family protein yields MSDKYGSGQDPYTYPDSDVLINKLGINDDSQFDDAERRLSELAVLDIEFEEPPYDLHYWCGLHGKIFGDLFAWAGEIRRIDISKGQTRFCAVSRIAIEANKIFTQLSNDDFLQGLERPALITQLAEYYSDLNVIHPFREGNGRSQRLLFEHMIINCGYGVSFENIGVQKWLAANVAGYHGNTQPLADIFEKSIL; encoded by the coding sequence ATGTCTGATAAATACGGCTCAGGGCAAGATCCTTATACCTACCCCGATAGCGATGTTCTGATAAACAAACTCGGCATCAACGATGACAGTCAATTCGACGATGCAGAGCGTCGGTTATCCGAACTGGCTGTTCTCGATATTGAATTTGAAGAACCACCTTACGACCTGCATTACTGGTGTGGGCTGCACGGGAAAATATTCGGGGATTTATTCGCATGGGCAGGAGAAATACGGCGTATCGATATTTCTAAAGGTCAAACACGTTTTTGCGCCGTATCCCGTATTGCAATTGAAGCCAATAAAATTTTTACCCAACTATCCAATGATGATTTTTTACAAGGCCTTGAACGTCCAGCGCTAATCACTCAGTTAGCAGAATACTATTCAGATTTGAATGTGATTCATCCGTTTCGGGAAGGAAATGGACGTTCTCAGCGTTTATTGTTCGAGCATATGATTATCAATTGTGGCTATGGTGTCTCTTTCGAAAATATCGGTGTTCAGAAATGGTTAGCGGCTAACGTGGCCGGATACCACGGCAATACTCAACCATTAGCCGATATTTTTGAGAAAAGTATTCTCTGA
- a CDS encoding helix-turn-helix domain-containing protein, giving the protein MRYEMAVLAALVQEDSPNTQSIVTATGISERKVQDVLNTLQSTMDISISRVKSGKRQALSISSWGVFGDGERLIEKLKNTDLSIFRQHRKITTKVLPNKTRSSRMVTLDEKRDYYNQVKLKNYRDSMRLEGFSVEDTPLPADKQERDALRKNLIAMYKAGGYV; this is encoded by the coding sequence ATGCGCTATGAAATGGCAGTACTCGCGGCTCTAGTACAAGAGGATTCCCCGAATACGCAATCTATCGTCACCGCTACGGGTATCTCTGAAAGAAAAGTACAGGACGTGTTAAACACGCTCCAGTCAACGATGGATATCAGCATATCACGCGTAAAAAGTGGCAAACGGCAAGCCTTGTCTATCTCGTCATGGGGCGTGTTTGGTGACGGGGAACGGCTGATCGAAAAACTGAAAAACACCGACCTGTCGATATTTAGACAGCATCGGAAAATCACCACAAAAGTGTTGCCAAACAAAACGCGATCCTCGCGTATGGTGACGCTGGATGAAAAGCGCGATTATTACAATCAGGTGAAACTCAAAAACTATCGGGACAGTATGCGTCTTGAAGGATTCAGCGTTGAGGATACGCCGCTTCCCGCTGACAAGCAGGAAAGGGATGCGCTGAGAAAAAATCTGATTGCCATGTATAAAGCCGGTGGCTATGTCTGA
- a CDS encoding DUF1778 domain-containing protein yields the protein MPTTARLEARIPSELHALIKHAAELQGRTMTDFIITATQEAAKRAVEETAILRLAMEDQKQFADSLLSESPVSPALLGAMKRRKALGR from the coding sequence ATGCCTACCACCGCAAGACTGGAAGCGCGCATCCCTTCGGAACTCCACGCCTTGATCAAACATGCCGCCGAGTTACAGGGTCGTACAATGACGGATTTTATTATCACAGCAACGCAGGAAGCCGCTAAAAGAGCCGTAGAGGAAACCGCAATCCTGAGACTGGCAATGGAAGACCAAAAGCAATTTGCTGACTCGCTACTGTCTGAATCACCGGTTTCCCCTGCATTACTAGGCGCAATGAAAAGGCGTAAAGCGCTGGGAAGATAA
- a CDS encoding GNAT family N-acetyltransferase, with protein sequence MSLLTYTLLAKNHNKKDFNCGVPELNTYLQKYAGQDSLERFTKCYAAVDENNNVAGFYTLSSSAIDISGLPDTIIKKLPRYPSVPAALLGRLAVDSQFAGKDIGGSLLVDTILNVSRSTTGIWALHVDAKDQAAKDFYLKYGFVAFQRKPNSLYLPITNTLLKELASFELA encoded by the coding sequence ATGAGCTTATTGACCTACACGCTACTTGCCAAAAACCATAACAAGAAAGACTTTAATTGCGGCGTTCCTGAATTAAATACCTACCTGCAAAAGTATGCTGGGCAGGACAGCCTGGAACGCTTTACTAAATGTTATGCTGCCGTTGATGAAAACAATAACGTAGCAGGCTTTTATACGTTATCTTCCAGTGCGATCGACATCAGCGGCCTTCCCGATACGATTATCAAGAAACTCCCGCGTTATCCTTCTGTACCTGCAGCGTTACTTGGCCGCCTTGCCGTTGATTCTCAATTTGCAGGAAAAGACATAGGCGGTTCATTACTCGTTGATACGATCCTCAATGTATCACGCTCGACGACAGGAATATGGGCTTTGCATGTCGATGCCAAAGATCAGGCTGCGAAGGATTTTTATCTGAAGTATGGATTTGTTGCCTTTCAACGTAAGCCTAATTCGCTCTATCTTCCTATCACGAATACCCTGTTAAAAGAATTAGCTTCATTTGAACTGGCCTGA
- a CDS encoding type II toxin-antitoxin system RelB/DinJ family antitoxin gives MGSINLRIDDDLKTRSYAALEKLGVTPSEALRLTLEYIAENERLPFKQALLSDEDAELIEIVRERLRNPKPVRVTLDDL, from the coding sequence ATGGGCAGCATTAATCTCCGTATCGATGATGATCTTAAAACACGCTCCTACGCCGCACTCGAAAAACTGGGGGTTACACCTTCTGAAGCATTGCGCCTTACACTGGAATACATTGCTGAAAATGAACGACTTCCCTTTAAACAGGCATTACTTAGTGATGAAGATGCTGAATTGATTGAAATTGTTCGTGAACGTCTCCGCAATCCCAAACCAGTACGCGTGACGCTGGATGATCTTTAA
- a CDS encoding type II toxin-antitoxin system RelE/ParE family toxin: protein MSYFLDFDERALKEWRKLGETIRNQFKKKLADILDAPRIEANKLRSMPDCYKIKLRSAGYRLVYQVQDEKVVVFVVSVGKRERSEAYDDAIKRLR from the coding sequence ATGTCGTACTTTCTGGATTTTGACGAACGCGCACTAAAGGAATGGCGCAAGCTGGGCGAGACTATTCGTAATCAATTCAAAAAGAAACTGGCCGACATTCTGGATGCCCCACGTATCGAAGCCAACAAATTACGGAGTATGCCGGACTGCTACAAAATAAAGCTGCGCTCTGCCGGTTATCGGTTGGTTTATCAGGTTCAAGATGAAAAAGTGGTGGTTTTTGTTGTGTCAGTTGGCAAACGTGAGCGCTCCGAAGCATATGACGATGCAATAAAAAGATTACGCTAG